Proteins encoded together in one Pseudomonas sp. TCU-HL1 window:
- a CDS encoding amino acid permease, protein MSIQENSGLAHSLKSRHVAMISFGGVIGAGLFVGSSAAILSAGPAVIVSYLLAGLVILMIMRMLGEMAVAKPGKGSFIEYTRLGLGHWAGFISGWLYWFFWVIVVGVEAIVATEILQAWIPAPAWVLNLILIGTMMLTNLMSVRAYGEFEFWFASLKVIAIILFAALCISYLSGLTGPGPSSLGNLVNHGGFFPKGWEALFAVIPAVIFSFTGSEVATVAAAESDDPARNVARAARTVTLRIMMFYVGSVLLIVCVLPWTSLKAGASPFVAVMDSMGIPGAGTMMTLIVLTAVLSCLNSGLYVTSRILFELTSHGDAPAALGKMSDRKVPARAILLGSLLGFAISMLTVISMEKAFTFLLNASGTLVLFIYILVAMAQIKSRRALDAQVGSQNDFKMWLFPWLSYATIAVILAVLAAMAYMPDQRSQVVMSGLSLAVVTACYFLFRRPALLKGKSDLEAKAS, encoded by the coding sequence ATGTCAATACAAGAAAACAGTGGTTTGGCGCACTCTCTAAAGTCGCGCCACGTAGCAATGATTTCGTTTGGTGGTGTCATCGGCGCGGGCCTGTTTGTGGGGAGCAGCGCAGCGATTCTGAGTGCGGGCCCGGCGGTCATAGTCAGCTACCTGCTGGCAGGCTTGGTCATCCTGATGATCATGCGCATGCTGGGAGAGATGGCTGTCGCCAAGCCCGGTAAAGGTTCGTTTATCGAGTACACCCGACTCGGGCTGGGTCACTGGGCCGGCTTCATCAGTGGTTGGCTTTACTGGTTTTTCTGGGTGATCGTTGTTGGCGTTGAAGCGATTGTCGCCACTGAGATCCTCCAGGCATGGATACCAGCGCCGGCCTGGGTCCTGAATCTCATTCTGATTGGCACGATGATGCTGACTAACCTGATGTCGGTTCGCGCCTATGGTGAGTTCGAGTTCTGGTTCGCTTCGCTCAAAGTCATCGCAATTATTCTGTTCGCGGCGCTCTGCATTTCCTACTTGTCAGGTCTGACCGGTCCTGGTCCCAGCAGCCTTGGCAATCTGGTGAATCACGGCGGTTTCTTCCCTAAAGGCTGGGAAGCGCTCTTTGCAGTCATCCCCGCCGTAATTTTCTCCTTTACTGGCAGTGAAGTCGCAACCGTTGCTGCTGCCGAGTCGGACGATCCGGCGCGAAACGTCGCTCGTGCAGCCCGCACCGTCACCTTGCGGATCATGATGTTCTATGTCGGGTCCGTGCTGCTCATCGTCTGTGTGCTGCCGTGGACTTCGCTGAAAGCCGGCGCATCGCCTTTCGTCGCGGTAATGGACTCCATGGGCATTCCGGGTGCCGGCACCATGATGACCCTGATTGTGCTGACAGCTGTCCTGTCCTGCCTCAACTCGGGCCTCTATGTCACCTCTCGTATCCTCTTTGAGCTGACTTCTCACGGTGATGCACCGGCTGCTCTCGGGAAAATGAGCGATCGAAAGGTTCCTGCACGCGCCATCCTGTTGGGCAGCCTGCTCGGTTTCGCTATCTCCATGCTGACCGTCATCTCCATGGAAAAGGCCTTCACTTTCCTCCTGAACGCCTCGGGCACCCTCGTGCTGTTTATCTACATCCTGGTAGCAATGGCACAGATCAAATCGCGCCGAGCCCTCGACGCGCAGGTTGGTAGCCAGAATGACTTCAAGATGTGGCTGTTCCCTTGGCTCAGCTACGCCACCATCGCCGTGATCCTCGCCGTGCTGGCCGCCATGGCCTACATGCCGGACCAGCGCAGCCAAGTTGTCATGAGCGGCTTGAGCCTGGCGGTTGTCACTGCCTGCTACTTCCTCTTCCGCCGACCGGCCCTGCTGAAGGGAAAGTCGGACCTTGAGGCCAAAGCCTCCTAA
- a CDS encoding acetyl/propionyl/methylcrotonyl-CoA carboxylase subunit alpha, whose amino-acid sequence MITTLLIANRGEIACRVMRTAKALGIRTVAVHSAIDRNARHVREADIAVDLGGAKPAESYLLVDKLIAAAKASGAQAIHPGYGFLSENAGFARAIADAGLIFLGPPATAIDAMGSKSAAKALMEAAGVPLVPGYHGEAQDLETFRDAAERIGYPVLLKAAAGGGGKGMKVVERESELAEALASAQREAKSAFGDSRMLVEKYVLKPRHVEIQVFADSHGNCLYLNERDCSIQRRHQKVVEEAPAPGLSPDIRKAMGESAVRAAQAIGYVGAGTVEFLLDERGDFFFMEMNTRLQVEHPVTEAITGLDLVAWQIRVARGEALPITQEQVPLIGHAIEVRLYAEDPDQDFLPASGRLALYREASAGPGRRVDSGVAEGDEVSPFYDPMLAKLIAWGENREEARQRLLAMLDETAVGGFKTNLAFLRRVLAHPAFADAELDTGFIARHQEQLLPAPAALPPAFWQVAAEAFRQGEAERVRGDDPHSPWSRNSGWRAGLPSETDLHLTCGDERQVVRLRGVAASPIQLKGEQITLEQDGLRRQHLAIRRGENLYLEWGGELRSVTRVDPIEEVEASHAHHGGLTAPMNGSIVRVLVEAGQKVEAGTALVVLEAMKMEHSIRAPHDGVVKALYCSEGELVNEGTALVELEGNE is encoded by the coding sequence ATGATCACCACCCTGCTGATCGCCAACCGCGGTGAAATTGCCTGCCGCGTCATGCGCACTGCCAAGGCGCTGGGTATCCGTACCGTGGCCGTGCACAGCGCCATCGACCGCAATGCCCGCCACGTGCGCGAAGCCGATATCGCCGTCGACCTGGGCGGCGCCAAGCCGGCGGAAAGCTACCTGCTGGTGGACAAGCTGATCGCCGCCGCCAAGGCCAGCGGCGCCCAGGCCATCCACCCCGGCTACGGCTTCCTTTCGGAGAACGCCGGCTTCGCCCGCGCTATCGCCGATGCCGGCCTGATCTTCCTCGGCCCACCGGCCACCGCCATCGATGCCATGGGCAGCAAGTCCGCCGCCAAGGCCCTGATGGAAGCCGCTGGCGTACCGCTGGTGCCCGGCTACCACGGCGAAGCCCAGGACCTGGAAACCTTCCGCGACGCCGCCGAACGCATCGGCTACCCGGTGCTGCTGAAAGCCGCCGCCGGTGGTGGCGGCAAGGGCATGAAGGTGGTCGAGCGCGAAAGCGAGCTGGCCGAAGCACTGGCCTCTGCCCAACGTGAAGCCAAGTCCGCCTTTGGCGACTCGCGCATGCTGGTGGAGAAGTACGTCCTCAAGCCGCGCCACGTGGAAATCCAGGTATTCGCCGACAGCCATGGCAACTGCCTGTACCTGAACGAACGCGATTGCTCCATCCAGCGCCGTCACCAGAAAGTCGTGGAAGAAGCGCCCGCCCCCGGCCTCTCGCCGGACATCCGCAAGGCCATGGGCGAGTCCGCCGTGCGTGCCGCCCAAGCCATCGGCTACGTAGGTGCTGGCACAGTGGAATTCCTGCTGGATGAGCGCGGCGACTTCTTCTTCATGGAAATGAACACCCGCCTGCAGGTGGAGCACCCAGTCACCGAAGCCATCACCGGCCTGGACTTGGTGGCCTGGCAGATCCGCGTCGCCCGTGGCGAAGCCCTGCCGATCACCCAGGAGCAGGTGCCGCTGATAGGCCACGCCATCGAAGTGCGCCTCTACGCCGAAGACCCGGACCAGGACTTCCTGCCCGCCAGCGGCCGTCTCGCGCTGTACCGCGAAGCCAGTGCCGGCCCTGGCCGCCGCGTGGACAGCGGGGTTGCCGAAGGCGACGAGGTTTCGCCCTTCTACGACCCGATGCTGGCCAAGCTGATCGCCTGGGGCGAGAACCGCGAGGAAGCCCGTCAGCGCCTGTTGGCCATGCTGGACGAGACCGCCGTGGGCGGCTTCAAGACCAACCTGGCCTTCCTGCGCCGCGTGCTGGCCCACCCGGCCTTCGCCGATGCGGAGCTGGACACCGGCTTCATCGCCCGTCACCAGGAGCAGCTGCTGCCCGCCCCGGCCGCCCTGCCCCCAGCCTTCTGGCAGGTGGCCGCCGAAGCCTTCCGCCAGGGCGAAGCCGAGCGCGTACGCGGCGATGACCCGCACTCGCCGTGGAGCCGCAACAGCGGCTGGCGCGCAGGCTTGCCGAGCGAAACCGACCTGCACCTGACCTGCGGCGACGAGCGCCAGGTAGTCCGCCTGCGTGGCGTGGCCGCCAGCCCGATCCAGCTCAAGGGCGAGCAGATCACCCTGGAGCAGGACGGCCTGCGCCGCCAGCACCTGGCGATCCGTCGCGGTGAGAACCTCTATCTGGAGTGGGGCGGCGAACTGCGCAGCGTCACCCGCGTCGACCCGATCGAAGAAGTCGAAGCCAGTCACGCGCATCACGGCGGGCTGACGGCGCCCATGAACGGCAGTATCGTGCGCGTCCTGGTGGAAGCCGGGCAGAAGGTCGAAGCCGGCACTGCCCTGGTGGTGCTCGAAGCCATGAAGATGGAACACAGCATCCGCGCGCCCCACGACGGCGTGGTCAAGGCGCTGTATTGCAGCGAAGGTGAACTGGTCAACGAAGGCACCGCACTGGTGGAGCTGGAGGGGAACGAATGA
- a CDS encoding gamma-carboxygeranoyl-CoA hydratase — MSYHTIELERDARGLATIWLSRPDKNNAFNSRVINELHVALDEIQGDTTIRLVCLRGRGKHFSAGADLLWMQQSAQLDLAANQQDAEVLGELMHKLYRLPQPTLAIVQGAAFGGALGLISCCDMAIGAVDARFSLSEVRIGLAPAVISPYVVQAIGERAARRYALTAECFDGQRARDLGLLAECYPRDELDQAVEAWAATLLLNGPLAMRACKSLLHEVGSGALTPDLRRYTESAIARIRVSPEGQEGLRAFLEKRKPSWQEQ; from the coding sequence ATGAGCTATCACACTATTGAACTTGAGCGAGACGCTCGCGGTTTGGCCACCATCTGGCTGAGCCGACCGGACAAGAACAACGCTTTCAATTCGCGAGTCATCAACGAGTTACACGTCGCCCTCGACGAAATTCAAGGCGATACGACGATTCGATTGGTTTGCCTTCGCGGCCGAGGAAAGCATTTCTCTGCAGGCGCAGACTTGCTTTGGATGCAGCAATCCGCCCAGTTGGACTTGGCAGCGAATCAGCAAGATGCGGAGGTCCTGGGTGAGTTGATGCACAAGCTTTACCGCTTGCCTCAGCCGACCTTGGCCATTGTGCAGGGCGCGGCCTTTGGCGGTGCGCTGGGCCTGATCAGCTGCTGCGACATGGCCATCGGCGCCGTGGACGCAAGGTTCTCCCTGTCGGAAGTGCGCATCGGCCTCGCGCCAGCGGTGATCAGCCCCTACGTGGTCCAGGCCATCGGCGAGCGTGCCGCGCGCCGCTATGCCCTGACCGCCGAGTGCTTCGACGGCCAACGTGCCCGCGACTTGGGCCTGCTCGCCGAGTGCTACCCACGCGATGAATTGGATCAGGCGGTGGAAGCCTGGGCTGCCACCTTGCTCCTGAATGGGCCTCTGGCCATGCGGGCGTGCAAATCGTTGTTACATGAAGTCGGCAGCGGTGCGCTTACACCGGATCTGCGCCGCTACACCGAAAGCGCCATCGCCCGCATCCGCGTGAGCCCCGAAGGCCAGGAGGGCCTGCGCGCCTTCCTGGAAAAACGCAAACCGTCCTGGCAGGAGCAATAA
- a CDS encoding carboxyl transferase domain-containing protein, with the protein MTVISSQINTRSSNFSENCQKMVEQVDALRTLLASVHEGGGAKAQERHTSRGKLLPRERINRLLDPGSPFLEIGQLAAHEVYGEDVPAAGVVAGIGRVEGVECMIVANDATVKGGSYYPLTVKKHLRAQAIAQQNRLPCIYLVDSGGGNLPRQDEVFPDREHFGRIFFNQANMSGMGIPQIAVVMGSCTAGGAYVPAMADESIMVRNQATIFLAGPPLVKAATGEVVSAEDLGGADVHCKVSGVADYYAENDEHALALARRSVANLNWRKQGALNCREPIPPRYASEELYGVIPADSKQPFDVREVIARLVDDSEFDEFKALFGTTLVCGFAHLHGYPIGIIANNGILFAEAAQKGAHFIELACQRGIPLLFLQNITGFMVGKKYEEGGIAKHGAKLVTAVACAKVPKFTVIIGGSFGAGNYGMCGRAYDPRFLWMWPNARISVMGGEQAAGVLAQVKREQSERAGHSLSAEEEARIKQPILEQYERQGHPFYSSARLWDDGVIDPAQTREILAFALSTTLNAPDEPTQFGVFRM; encoded by the coding sequence ATGACAGTCATAAGCAGCCAGATCAATACACGATCCAGTAATTTCTCTGAAAATTGCCAGAAAATGGTTGAGCAGGTGGATGCCCTTCGCACCCTGTTAGCCTCGGTTCACGAAGGTGGTGGTGCCAAGGCTCAAGAACGCCATACCTCGCGTGGCAAGCTGCTGCCCCGCGAGCGCATTAACCGCCTGCTGGACCCTGGCTCGCCTTTCCTGGAGATCGGCCAGCTGGCGGCCCATGAAGTGTACGGCGAAGACGTACCCGCCGCCGGCGTGGTGGCCGGCATCGGCCGCGTGGAAGGCGTGGAATGCATGATCGTGGCCAACGACGCCACAGTGAAGGGCGGTTCCTACTACCCGCTGACGGTGAAGAAGCACCTGCGCGCCCAGGCCATCGCCCAGCAGAACCGCTTGCCCTGCATCTACCTGGTGGACTCGGGTGGCGGCAACCTGCCGCGCCAGGACGAAGTATTCCCGGACCGCGAGCACTTTGGCCGCATCTTCTTCAACCAGGCCAATATGAGTGGCATGGGCATTCCGCAGATTGCCGTGGTCATGGGCTCCTGCACTGCCGGCGGCGCCTATGTCCCGGCCATGGCTGACGAATCAATCATGGTGCGCAACCAGGCCACCATCTTCCTCGCCGGTCCGCCGCTGGTGAAGGCCGCCACCGGCGAAGTGGTGAGCGCTGAAGACCTCGGCGGCGCCGACGTGCACTGCAAAGTCTCCGGCGTGGCTGACTACTATGCCGAGAACGACGAGCACGCCCTGGCCTTGGCTCGTCGCAGCGTTGCCAACCTCAACTGGCGCAAGCAGGGCGCTTTGAATTGCCGCGAACCCATCCCACCTCGCTACGCCAGTGAGGAACTGTATGGGGTGATTCCAGCCGACTCCAAGCAACCCTTCGACGTGCGCGAGGTCATCGCCCGCCTGGTGGACGATTCCGAATTCGATGAGTTCAAGGCGTTGTTCGGCACCACCCTGGTGTGCGGCTTTGCCCATCTGCACGGCTACCCCATTGGGATCATCGCCAACAACGGCATCCTCTTCGCCGAAGCCGCCCAGAAAGGCGCGCATTTCATCGAACTGGCCTGCCAGCGCGGCATCCCGCTGCTGTTCCTGCAGAACATCACCGGCTTCATGGTGGGCAAGAAGTACGAAGAAGGCGGTATTGCCAAGCACGGTGCCAAGCTGGTGACGGCGGTGGCCTGCGCCAAGGTGCCGAAGTTCACCGTGATCATCGGCGGCAGCTTCGGCGCCGGTAATTACGGCATGTGCGGCCGCGCCTACGACCCGCGCTTCCTGTGGATGTGGCCTAACGCGCGGATCAGCGTGATGGGGGGTGAGCAGGCTGCTGGCGTGCTGGCCCAAGTCAAACGCGAGCAGAGCGAACGCGCCGGTCACAGCCTGAGCGCCGAGGAAGAGGCGCGCATCAAGCAGCCCATCCTGGAACAGTACGAGCGCCAAGGACACCCCTTCTACTCCAGTGCACGACTGTGGGACGACGGCGTCATTGACCCGGCACAAACTCGCGAAATTCTTGCTTTCGCCCTTTCCACCACCCTCAACGCACCTGACGAACCTACTCAGTTCGGCGTGTTCCGGATGTAA